The following proteins come from a genomic window of Nycticebus coucang isolate mNycCou1 chromosome 11, mNycCou1.pri, whole genome shotgun sequence:
- the KRBA1 gene encoding protein KRBA1 isoform X13, with protein MFQQPTHRSGRGKPPPRQDLGRWRGLSSVGNRSGLTSQSLDKEEGPSLSSSAAATVDKPWPTGKAGPRAPGGEPSPPVWSPGRKKSPGGQERGTSGAGHSPGNSPLQGLINCLKEILVPGPQHPEAPLNLLPPLPGLGISKLTSIDLGPRRPLREVKTEVASGDYPLQGLLNCLKEIPEAPDRHSSIPAAEDQWLQEDLGAWKRDSGGSGHLPHPAACPDLGASGLLSVKLEGSWAQSPPVPAFCRPSRQTLSPSATGDTRRAPGPSWRPQAQAASASSSPLEALEACLKSIPLSGSLPPQPQATSWSRSPQPGDSQSQRPELRPHGSHSEGAAREPPLPLGLQTCVRGGSIRHPGPRHTPSSFSSSSSTDGDLDFGSPTGIQGQRPGKGSPAGSSPLQGLENCLKEIPVPRLQPAWSCSSAADVGSRRAEPGSWTADKEAGLRDEAHEPARLGQARGEVHTRSLRPANPEAFSSSCVPTCHQRGLRNLGATRPEAWRWLQDGPATKLSPLHCLESSLRGILPTRPLHFACLVGPDPSPSPGSSSSFSSSEGEDLRPEPTLWQPHLQERDCLPSSKCPVPLSSCPGGSSTSSSSRSPGEDARRTEPRGCSVPSAGAASHVLCAPSVGVAGELCPAPQLERRPEPMVGEASKGLESGHGRPRVAGRTHGGLPPTGLLELPSESPPLELLPPATACPALPSASPRLPCPCERPLQQELHSLGAALAEKLDRLAAALAGLAQEVATMRTQVNRLGRRPQGTGLKSQASWPWTLSRGPRWANSLGYRHLPYWRQKGPARPKPKILRGQVEGCRASSSQGLSIGRVRLVPQIPPDTTPAETSGPNRSPSRLSAPSCHTVPTGYPPLGHAMGCQSPLPPLVPAALSALTGFPVAGTGVEPPAAAVAPAGILNQPKEPNSLLGGVQRTPQEDLWGGEHRDPQWGAH; from the exons ATGTTCCAGCAGCCCACCCACAGAAGCGGAAGAGGGAAGCCCCCTCCCCGTCA GGACTTGGGGCGCTGGAGAGGCCTGTCCTCTGTGGGGAACAGATCTGGGCTGACCTCCCAGAGTCTGGACAAGGAAGAAGGGCCTTCCTTGTCTTCTTCTGCAGCAGCAACTGTGGACAAACCATGGCCTACAGGGAAGGCAGGCCCCAGAGCCCCAGGTGGGGAGCCCAGCCCACCTGTCTGGAGCCCTGGTAGGAAGAAGAGCCCCGGAGGACAAGAAAGAGGGACCTCGGGGGCAG GGCACTCTCCTGGGAATAGCCCGTTGCAAGGCCTCATCAACTGTCTGAAAGAAATTCTTGTGCCTGGGCCCCAGCACCCCGAGGCACCCCTGAACTTGCTGCCTCCTCTTCCTGGCCTGGGCATTTCAAAGCTGACCAGCATAGACCTGGGACCCAGGAGACCACTTCGGGAAG TGAAGACAGAGGTGGCTTCAGGGGATTATCCCCTCCAGGGTCTGCTGAACTGTCTGAAGGAGATTCCGGAAGCCCCGGACAGGCACTCTAGCATTCCAGCTGCAGAGGATCAATGGCTGCAGGAGGACCTAGGGGCCTGGAAAAGGGATTCTGGAG GGTCAGGACACCTCCCACACCCTGCTGCCTGCCCTGATCTGGGAGCCAGCGGCCTGCTCTCTGTGAAACTGGAGGGCAGCTGGGCCCAAAGCCCTCCGGTGCCTGCGTTCTGTCGGCCCAGCAGGCAGACCCTCAGCCCCTCTGCTACTGGAGACACCAGAAGGGCCCCAGGGCCCAGCTGGCGCCCTCAGGCTCAAG CTGCCAGTGCCTCAAGCTCACCACTGGAAGCCCTGGAGGCCTGTCTGAAGAGCATCCCCCTGAGTGGGTCATTACCTCCCCAGCCACAGGCTACCTCTTGGTCCCGGAGCCCCCAGCCAGGAGACTCTCAATCCCAGCGGCCTGAGCTGCGGCCCCACGGATCACACAGTGAAG GGGCAGCCAGGGAACCTCCTCTGCCTCTTGGCCTGCAAACCTGTGTGAGAGGGGGCTCAATACGACACCCAGGCCCCCGACACACACCCTCCAGCTTCTCCTCCTCCAGCAGCACCGATGGGGACCTAGATTTTGGGAGCCCTACGGGGATCCAGGGGCAACGGCCTGGAAAAG GAAGCCCAGCAGGAAGCTCCCCTCTCCAGGGTCTAGAGAACTGTCTCAAAGAGATTCCTGTGCCCAGGCTGCAGCCTGCCTGGTCCTGCTCCTCAGCAGCAGATGTGGGGTCGAGGAGAGCAGAGCCTGGGAGCTGGACAGCAGACAAGGAAG CAGGACTGCGGGATGAGGCCCACGAGCCAGCTCGTCTTGGGCAAGCTCGGGGAGAAGTGCATACCAGGAGCCTCCGTCCAGCCAACCCAGAGGCGTTCTCCTCCAGCTGTGTCCCTACCTGCCACCAGCGGGGGCTAAGAAACCTTGGAGCCACCAGGCCAGAAGCATGGAGGTGGCTCCAAGACG GGCCAGCCACCAAGCTCTCCCCGCTGCACTGCCTAGAGAGCTCCCTGAGAGGGATCTTGCCCACAAGGCCTTTGCACTTTGCCTGCTTGGTCGGCCCcgaccccagccccagccctggctccAGCTCAAGCTTCAGCAGCTCTGAAGGAGAAGACCTGAGACCTGAGCCCACACTCTGGCAACCACACCTCCAAG AGAGGGACTGCCTTCCCAGCTCCAAGTGTCCTGTCCCTCTGTCCTCATGCCCTGGTGGATCTTCcactagcagcagcagcaggagccctGGTGAAGACGCCAGAAGAACAGAGCCCAGGGGGTGCAGTGTTCCCAGTGCAG GTGCTGCATCCCATGTGCTCTGTGCTCCGTCTGTAGGGGTGGCTGGAGAGCTCTGCCCTGCCCCTCAGCTGGAGAGGAGGCCTGAGCCCATGGTTGGTGAAGCATCCAAGGGCCTAGAGTCTGGACATGGAAGACCCAGAGTTGCAG GCAGGACCCATGGTGGGCTGCCCCCAACGGGCCTGCTGGAGCTGCCCAGTGAGTCTCCACCATTGGAGCTGCTCCCTCCAGCCACCGCATGTCCTGCTTTGCCATCTGCTTCCCCACGGTTGCCGTGCCCCTGCGAGAGGCCACTGCAACAAGAGCTGCACAGCCTGGGTGCTGCCCTTGCAGAGAAGCTGGACCGGCTTGCTGCAGCCCTGGCAGGCTTAGCTCAGGAGGTAGCCACCATGAGGACCCAGGTGAACCGTCTGGGGAGGCGTCCACAAGGCACTGGGCTAAAGAGCCAGGCTTCTTGGCCATGGACCCTCTCCCGGGGGCCACGCTGGGCTAACAGCCTTGGTTACAGACACCTGCCCTACTGGAGACAGAAGGGTCCTGCCAGGCCTAAACCAAAGATCTTGCGGGGGCAGGTGGAAGGCTGCAGGGCTAGCAGCTCCCAGGGGCTCTCCATAGGAAGAGTGCGCCTGGTGCCTCAGATACCTCCAGACACCACCCCAGCAGAAACTTCTGGACCCAACCGCAGCCCTTCCCGTCTCTCAGCACCCAGCTGCCACACTGTGCCGACTGGGTACCCTCCACTTGGACATGCCATGGGCTGCCAGAGCCCCCTCCCCCCATTAGTGCCTGCTGCCTTATCTGCCCTGACAGGCTTTCCCGTAGCTGGCACAGGTGTAGAGCCACCAGCTGCAGCAGTGGCACCAGCCGGGATCCTGAACCAGCCCAAGGAGCCAAACAGCCTGTTGGGCGGAGTCCAGAGAACCCCCCAGGAGGACCTCTGGGGTGGTGAACACAGGGATCCGCAGTGGGGGGCTCATTAA